In Mycolicibacterium mucogenicum DSM 44124, the following are encoded in one genomic region:
- a CDS encoding YggS family pyridoxal phosphate enzyme: protein MTSAPREAELAASLARIQARIDAAAAAAGRDRADIEFLPVTKFFPASDVVALFGLGCRAFGESREQEAAGKVAEVSGALSDKKLITAPGELLDASSNIESNNAIRWHMIGRIQRNKARAVARWAAVAHSVDTAPLIAALSRGAIEALDQGRRSEPLQVYIQVSLDADPARGGVPVDRPDLVDELCAAAHTAPGLGLAGLMAIPPLASEAEAEFARLEAELLRVQTQYPHRLGLSAGMSNDLEIAVRHGSTCVRVGTALMGPRPLTSP from the coding sequence ATGACCAGCGCGCCGCGCGAGGCCGAACTGGCCGCGTCGCTGGCCCGGATTCAGGCGCGAATCGACGCTGCCGCGGCAGCCGCCGGCCGGGATCGGGCCGACATCGAATTTCTTCCGGTGACCAAATTCTTTCCGGCGAGTGATGTTGTTGCGCTGTTCGGATTGGGCTGTCGGGCATTCGGTGAATCGCGGGAACAGGAAGCGGCGGGCAAAGTCGCCGAGGTATCGGGCGCCTTGTCGGACAAGAAATTGATCACAGCGCCGGGCGAATTGTTGGATGCGTCATCGAACATAGAGTCGAACAATGCAATTCGATGGCACATGATCGGCCGAATTCAACGCAACAAAGCGCGAGCCGTGGCGCGCTGGGCTGCGGTGGCGCATTCGGTCGACACCGCGCCGTTGATCGCGGCGCTGTCCCGCGGCGCCATCGAGGCGCTGGACCAGGGCCGCAGGTCCGAGCCGTTGCAGGTATATATCCAGGTCAGCCTCGACGCGGATCCGGCCCGCGGCGGCGTGCCGGTGGACCGGCCTGATCTGGTCGACGAGTTGTGCGCGGCCGCGCACACCGCTCCGGGGCTGGGTCTGGCTGGCTTGATGGCCATCCCGCCGCTGGCCAGCGAGGCCGAAGCGGAGTTTGCGCGGCTGGAGGCTGAATTGCTCAGGGTCCAAACGCAATACCCCCACCGGCTGGGGCTGTCCGCGGGCATGTCGAACGACCTGGAAATTGCGGTGCGACACGGGTCAACGTGTGTGCGTGTCGGTACCGCGCTAATGGGACCGCGTCCTCTAACGTCACCATGA
- the ftsW gene encoding putative lipid II flippase FtsW, producing MPDILAKLRRGKAGPEEPQAPDEKNPSDSTDGGKESGKDAAAESTAKPAAPKRQGPRARFGAWLSRPMTSFHLVIACAALLITLGLTMVLSASGVHSYDEDGSPWTIFAKQVLWTVIGLIAFYVALRLPIAFMRRMALPAFIVSLVLIALVLIPGIGHLSNGARGWFVVAGFSMQPSELTKIAFAIWGSHLLATRRMQHAGWKELLFPLVPAAVLALGLIVAEPDLGQTVSVSIVLLGLLWYAGLSLRIFLSSLVLCIGAAAIMAVSAGYRSDRVRAWLDPDSDLQGIGYQSRQAKYALANGGMFGDGLGQGTAKFNYLPNAHNDFIFAIIGEELGFIGAAGLLALFGLFAYTGMRIARRSVDPFLRLLTATTTLWVVGQVFINVGYVLGLLPVTGIQLPLISAGGTATATTLLLIGLIANAARHEPEAVAALRAGRDDRMNRILRLPPPVPYSPTTLDSARDRLRGRGDKPVRKPPARQAKPAKPAKPTKSARPTRQATRQEPPPRQRRTDAPRRTRRTEEPDRRSDRARRNPVPADGAGRRARQNGDLKGQQRRDPRRSDPRVRTLEGQRYG from the coding sequence ATGCCGGACATCCTTGCAAAGCTCCGCCGGGGCAAAGCCGGCCCCGAAGAACCGCAGGCTCCGGACGAGAAGAACCCGAGCGACTCCACCGACGGCGGCAAAGAGTCGGGCAAAGACGCGGCCGCAGAGTCGACCGCCAAGCCCGCCGCACCCAAGCGGCAGGGCCCCCGGGCCCGGTTCGGGGCCTGGCTCAGCCGGCCGATGACGTCGTTCCACCTGGTCATCGCCTGCGCGGCACTGCTGATCACGCTGGGCCTGACCATGGTGCTGTCGGCCTCGGGCGTGCACTCGTACGACGAGGACGGCTCGCCCTGGACCATCTTCGCCAAGCAGGTGCTGTGGACCGTCATCGGCCTCATCGCGTTCTACGTCGCGCTGCGGCTGCCCATCGCGTTCATGCGCCGGATGGCGCTGCCGGCGTTCATCGTCAGCCTCGTGCTGATCGCCCTGGTGCTGATCCCGGGCATCGGCCACCTGTCCAACGGCGCCCGCGGCTGGTTCGTCGTCGCCGGCTTCTCCATGCAGCCGTCCGAGCTGACCAAGATCGCCTTCGCGATCTGGGGCTCGCACCTGCTGGCGACCCGCCGCATGCAGCACGCCGGCTGGAAAGAGCTGCTGTTTCCGCTGGTCCCGGCGGCGGTGCTGGCGCTGGGCCTGATCGTCGCCGAGCCCGACCTCGGGCAGACGGTGTCGGTCAGCATCGTCCTGCTCGGCCTGCTCTGGTACGCCGGTCTGTCGCTGCGGATCTTCCTGAGCTCCCTGGTCCTCTGCATCGGTGCGGCGGCCATCATGGCGGTCTCCGCCGGCTACCGCTCCGACCGTGTGCGGGCCTGGCTGGACCCCGACTCGGACCTGCAGGGCATCGGCTACCAGTCGCGGCAGGCCAAGTACGCGCTGGCCAACGGCGGCATGTTCGGTGACGGGTTGGGGCAGGGCACCGCGAAGTTCAACTACCTGCCCAACGCGCACAACGACTTCATCTTCGCCATCATCGGCGAGGAGCTCGGCTTCATCGGCGCGGCGGGACTGTTGGCGTTGTTCGGCCTGTTCGCCTACACCGGCATGCGTATCGCGCGCCGGTCGGTCGACCCGTTCCTGCGGCTGCTGACGGCCACCACGACGCTGTGGGTGGTCGGCCAGGTGTTCATCAACGTCGGCTACGTGCTGGGTCTGCTGCCGGTCACGGGCATCCAGCTGCCGCTCATCTCCGCCGGTGGAACCGCAACGGCCACAACACTTCTGTTGATCGGTCTGATTGCCAATGCGGCGCGCCACGAACCCGAGGCGGTGGCCGCGCTGCGGGCCGGCCGCGACGACCGGATGAACCGGATCCTGCGGCTGCCGCCGCCGGTGCCGTATTCGCCGACCACCCTGGACTCGGCCCGGGACCGGCTGCGTGGCCGCGGCGACAAGCCGGTCCGCAAGCCCCCCGCCCGGCAGGCCAAACCCGCCAAGCCGGCAAAGCCCACGAAGTCTGCGCGACCCACTCGGCAGGCCACCAGGCAGGAGCCCCCGCCCCGGCAGCGCCGGACCGACGCCCCGCGGCGCACGCGACGCACCGAGGAACCGGACCGGCGGTCGGACCGAGCCCGCCGAAACCCCGTACCGGCCGACGGTGCCGGACGGCGTGCAAGGCAAAATGGTGACCTCAAGGGTCAACAAAGACGTGACCCGCGCCGGTCGGACCCGCGGGTCCGCACATTGGAAGGTCAGCGGTACGGGTGA
- the murC gene encoding UDP-N-acetylmuramate--L-alanine ligase yields the protein MTARELPPELARVHMVGIGGAGMSGIARILLDRGGQVSGSDAKESRGVAALRARGAEIRIGHDASSLDMLPGGPTVVVSTHAAIPKDNPELVEAHRRGIPVIMRPVVLAKLMDGYRSVLVTGTHGKTTTTSMVIVALQHSGFDPSFAVGGDLGEAGTNAHHGSGDCFVAEADESDGSLLEYTPDVAVVTNIEADHLDHFGSVEAYTAVFDDFVARLRPGGALVVCADDPGAEALAQRSAERGVRVLRYGMGSAQRADLEATLLTWQQQGTGGVAAIQLAGEPHRRGMRLSVPGKHMALNALAALLAAREVGADPEAVLDGLTGFEGVRRRFEAVGTAYGVRVFDDYAHHPTEVRATLEALRAVAGTSRSIVVFQPHLYSRTQTFAKEFGQALDRADEVFVLDVYAAREAPLAGVSGASIVEHVSAPVHYVPDFSAVADQVAAKAGPGDVIVTMGAGDVTLLGREILTALEVKANRAAPGRPTP from the coding sequence GTGACGGCGCGGGAGCTGCCACCCGAGCTGGCTCGGGTGCACATGGTCGGTATCGGCGGTGCCGGGATGTCCGGTATCGCCCGGATTCTGCTGGACCGCGGCGGCCAGGTGTCCGGCTCGGACGCCAAGGAGTCCCGTGGTGTCGCGGCGCTGCGGGCCCGCGGTGCCGAGATCCGGATCGGGCACGACGCGTCGTCGCTCGACATGCTGCCGGGCGGTCCGACCGTCGTGGTCAGCACGCACGCCGCCATCCCGAAGGACAACCCCGAGCTGGTGGAGGCCCACCGGCGCGGCATCCCGGTGATCATGCGCCCCGTCGTGCTCGCCAAGCTGATGGATGGCTACCGCTCGGTGCTGGTGACCGGCACGCACGGCAAGACCACGACGACATCGATGGTCATTGTGGCGTTGCAGCACAGCGGTTTTGACCCGTCGTTCGCCGTCGGTGGGGACCTGGGCGAGGCCGGCACCAACGCGCACCACGGCAGCGGTGACTGTTTCGTCGCCGAGGCCGACGAGAGCGACGGTTCGCTGCTCGAATACACCCCTGATGTGGCGGTGGTGACCAACATCGAGGCCGATCACCTGGACCACTTCGGCAGCGTCGAGGCCTACACCGCGGTGTTCGACGACTTCGTGGCCCGGCTGCGTCCCGGTGGTGCGCTGGTGGTGTGTGCTGACGATCCGGGTGCCGAGGCGCTGGCACAGCGGTCGGCGGAGCGCGGCGTGCGCGTGCTGCGGTACGGCATGGGCAGTGCACAGCGTGCGGATCTGGAGGCGACGCTGCTGACCTGGCAGCAGCAGGGCACCGGCGGCGTGGCGGCCATCCAGCTGGCGGGCGAGCCGCACCGCCGGGGCATGCGGTTGTCGGTGCCGGGCAAGCACATGGCGCTCAACGCGCTGGCCGCGCTGCTGGCGGCCCGGGAGGTCGGTGCCGATCCGGAGGCCGTGCTCGACGGTCTCACCGGGTTCGAAGGTGTGCGGCGCCGCTTCGAGGCGGTCGGAACCGCTTACGGCGTCCGGGTTTTCGACGACTACGCGCACCATCCCACCGAGGTTCGGGCGACGCTCGAGGCGTTGCGGGCCGTGGCCGGCACGTCGCGGTCCATCGTGGTGTTCCAGCCGCATTTGTATTCCCGGACACAGACTTTCGCGAAGGAATTCGGTCAGGCCCTGGATCGTGCCGACGAGGTGTTCGTCCTCGACGTGTATGCCGCACGGGAGGCCCCGCTGGCCGGCGTCAGCGGCGCGAGCATCGTCGAGCACGTCTCGGCCCCGGTGCATTACGTGCCGGACTTCTCCGCCGTGGCCGATCAGGTGGCGGCCAAGGCCGGCCCCGGTGACGTCATCGTCACCATGGGCGCCGGCGACGTCACGCTGCTGGGTCGCGAGATTCTGACCGCACTCGAGGTCAAGGCCAACCGTGCCGCCCCGGGACGGCCCACGCCGTGA
- the mraY gene encoding phospho-N-acetylmuramoyl-pentapeptide-transferase: MIQILFAVGIALAVSIVLTPVLIRLFTRRGFGHEIREDGPASHQKKRGTPSMGGVAIVTGIWCGYLGTHLVGLLVDGEGPSASGLLVLGLATSLGAVGFIDDLIKLRRARNLGLNKTAKTVGQLVSAVLFGVLVLQFRNGYGLTPGSAGLSYVREIATVTLGPLLFVLFIVVLVSAWSNAVNFTDGLDGLAAGAMAMVSAAYVLITFWQYRNACATSPGPGCYNVRDPLDLALVAAATAGACIGFLWWNAAPAKIFMGDTGSLALGGIIAGLSVTSRTETLAIVLGALFVAEVTSVVVQILAFRTTGRRVFRMAPFHHHFELAGWAETTVIIRFWLLTAIACGLGVALFYSEWLSAGGR; the protein is encoded by the coding sequence ATGATTCAGATCCTGTTCGCCGTCGGTATCGCGCTCGCGGTGTCGATCGTGCTGACGCCGGTGCTGATCCGGCTGTTCACCCGCCGGGGCTTCGGGCACGAGATCCGCGAGGACGGTCCGGCTAGCCATCAGAAGAAGCGCGGCACGCCGTCGATGGGCGGCGTCGCGATCGTCACCGGCATCTGGTGCGGGTATCTCGGTACCCATCTCGTGGGGCTGCTGGTCGACGGCGAAGGCCCGTCGGCCTCGGGCCTGCTGGTGCTCGGCCTGGCCACGTCACTGGGGGCCGTCGGCTTCATCGACGATCTGATCAAGCTCCGCCGGGCCCGCAACCTGGGTTTGAACAAGACCGCCAAGACGGTCGGCCAGCTGGTCTCGGCCGTCCTGTTCGGTGTGCTGGTGCTGCAGTTCCGCAACGGCTACGGGCTGACACCGGGCAGCGCGGGCCTGTCCTACGTGCGCGAGATCGCGACCGTCACCCTGGGCCCGCTGCTGTTCGTGCTGTTCATCGTGGTGCTGGTCAGCGCGTGGTCCAACGCCGTCAACTTCACCGACGGTCTGGACGGACTGGCGGCCGGTGCCATGGCGATGGTCAGCGCGGCGTACGTGCTGATCACGTTCTGGCAGTACCGCAACGCGTGCGCCACCAGCCCGGGACCGGGCTGCTACAACGTCCGCGACCCGCTGGACCTGGCGCTCGTCGCGGCCGCGACGGCAGGTGCCTGCATCGGGTTCCTGTGGTGGAACGCCGCGCCGGCGAAGATCTTCATGGGCGACACCGGCTCACTGGCGCTCGGCGGCATCATCGCCGGCCTGTCGGTGACCAGCCGGACCGAGACGCTGGCCATCGTGCTCGGCGCCCTGTTCGTCGCCGAGGTGACCTCGGTGGTGGTCCAGATTCTGGCCTTCCGCACCACCGGGCGCCGGGTGTTCCGGATGGCGCCGTTCCATCATCATTTCGAACTGGCCGGCTGGGCCGAGACCACGGTGATCATCAGGTTCTGGTTGCTCACCGCCATCGCCTGCGGGCTCGGGGTGGCGCTGTTCTACAGCGAGTGGCTGTCGGCGGGTGGCCGCTAG
- the murG gene encoding undecaprenyldiphospho-muramoylpentapeptide beta-N-acetylglucosaminyltransferase, which yields MAVADALVALRPDVRITALGTARGLETRLVPERGYDLELITPVPLPRKPSADLARLPLRVRAAVRETRDVLDAVHADVVVGFGGYVSLPAYLAARGGGLRRRRTVPVVVHEANASAGWANKVGARSARRVLAAVPDSGLKGSEVVGIPVRESITSLDRAALRAEAREFFGFADDARVLLVFGGSQGAQSLNRAVSGAAENLAAQGVSVLHAYGRKNTLELPEPAPGAPPYVGVPYLDRMDLAYAAADLAICRSGAMTVAEVSAVGLPAVYVPLPIGNGEQRLNALPVVDAGGGLLVDDAELTPDFVTERIGNLMRDTAALDQMTTAAALAGHRDAARRVAQIALDTALGIR from the coding sequence ATGGCGGTCGCCGACGCACTCGTGGCGCTGCGGCCCGACGTCCGGATCACCGCCCTCGGCACGGCCCGCGGGCTGGAGACCCGGCTGGTCCCCGAACGTGGCTACGACCTCGAGCTGATCACGCCGGTTCCGTTGCCGCGCAAGCCTTCTGCTGACCTGGCGCGGCTGCCGCTGCGGGTCCGGGCCGCGGTCCGCGAGACCCGCGACGTGCTCGACGCCGTCCACGCCGACGTCGTCGTGGGATTCGGCGGCTACGTCTCGCTGCCCGCCTACCTCGCCGCCCGCGGCGGGGGACTGCGCCGGCGCCGCACCGTCCCGGTCGTGGTGCACGAGGCCAACGCCAGTGCGGGCTGGGCCAACAAGGTCGGTGCCCGCTCGGCGCGCCGGGTGCTGGCCGCGGTACCGGATTCGGGTCTCAAGGGCAGCGAGGTCGTCGGGATTCCGGTGCGCGAGTCGATCACCTCATTGGACCGGGCTGCGCTGCGCGCCGAGGCCCGCGAGTTCTTCGGTTTCGCCGACGACGCCCGCGTGCTCCTGGTGTTCGGCGGATCCCAGGGCGCGCAGTCGCTCAACCGTGCCGTGTCCGGCGCGGCGGAAAACCTCGCCGCACAAGGTGTTTCGGTGCTGCACGCCTACGGCCGCAAGAACACCCTCGAGCTGCCGGAACCGGCGCCGGGTGCCCCGCCGTATGTCGGCGTGCCGTACCTCGACCGCATGGATTTGGCTTATGCCGCCGCCGATCTGGCGATCTGCCGGTCCGGCGCCATGACCGTCGCCGAGGTCAGCGCCGTCGGTCTGCCCGCGGTCTACGTGCCGCTGCCGATCGGCAACGGCGAGCAACGACTCAACGCACTCCCGGTGGTCGACGCCGGCGGCGGCCTCCTGGTCGACGACGCCGAGCTGACCCCGGACTTCGTCACCGAACGGATCGGAAACTTGATGCGCGACACCGCCGCACTGGATCAGATGACGACGGCGGCCGCGCTGGCCGGCCACCGCGACGCGGCCCGGCGGGTGGCGCAGATCGCCCTGGACACCGCATTGGGTATCCGGTGA
- a CDS encoding cell division protein SepF: MSTLHKVKAYFGMAPMDDYDDEYYDDEDRPSRAYQAPRRPRDERFEDEDYGRGEPRGYDREYESAPMGYRGGYDEMPARGPREFERPRFNTLRGATRGAVAMEPRRMAELFEAGSALAKITTLRPKDYSEARTIGERFRDGTPVIMDLVSMDNADAKRLVDFAAGLAFALRGSFDKVATKVFLLSPADVDVSAEERRRIAEAGFYSYQ, encoded by the coding sequence ATGAGCACACTGCACAAGGTCAAGGCCTACTTCGGTATGGCGCCGATGGACGACTATGACGACGAGTACTACGACGACGAAGACCGTCCATCGCGCGCCTACCAGGCGCCGCGCCGCCCCCGTGACGAGCGTTTCGAGGACGAGGACTACGGCCGTGGTGAGCCGCGCGGCTACGACCGCGAATACGAAAGCGCCCCCATGGGTTACCGCGGTGGCTACGACGAGATGCCGGCTCGCGGCCCGCGCGAGTTCGAGCGCCCGCGCTTCAACACCCTGCGTGGTGCCACCCGTGGCGCCGTCGCCATGGAGCCCCGCCGCATGGCCGAGCTGTTCGAGGCCGGCAGCGCCCTGGCCAAGATCACGACCCTGCGCCCCAAGGACTACAGCGAGGCCCGCACCATCGGTGAGCGCTTCCGCGACGGCACCCCGGTGATCATGGACCTGGTGTCGATGGACAACGCTGACGCCAAGCGCCTCGTCGACTTCGCCGCAGGCCTGGCCTTCGCGCTGCGCGGCTCGTTCGACAAGGTCGCCACCAAGGTGTTCCTGCTGTCGCCGGCCGACGTCGACGTCAGCGCCGAAGAGCGTCGCCGGATCGCCGAGGCGGGCTTCTACAGCTACCAGTAA
- a CDS encoding cell division protein FtsQ/DivIB gives MTVEDGSGEPATEPVAAQDDTVQGDTVQNEVADDVAPDAAAQEDAAEAPDAASADPASPDYEGPRRRARREREERRIALERARALEQARQEARRRAAGLSDQPKAPTRGVIRGLKLLLWSAVTAVVAVTLGLVLYFTPIMAVRHTVVTGLATLTEDEVTAAAAVKPETPLLQVNTDAVAERVATIRRVASARVQREYPSTLRITVAERVPVAAKEYPDGPHLFDRDGVDFATEPPPQGLPYLDADNPGPKDPATLAALEVLLSLRPEVFSQVARVGAPSVAAVTLTLNDGREVIWGTTDRTEEKALKLGALLTQPGHTYDVSSPDLPTVK, from the coding sequence GTGACCGTGGAGGACGGCTCGGGGGAGCCGGCTACCGAACCTGTTGCGGCGCAGGACGATACGGTGCAGGGCGATACAGTGCAGAACGAGGTGGCAGACGACGTCGCGCCGGACGCGGCGGCACAAGAGGACGCCGCCGAGGCGCCGGACGCCGCATCGGCCGATCCTGCGTCACCCGACTACGAGGGCCCGCGTCGCCGTGCCCGGCGCGAGCGGGAGGAACGCCGCATCGCGCTGGAGCGGGCCAGGGCACTGGAACAGGCGCGCCAGGAGGCCCGGCGCCGGGCGGCGGGCCTGTCCGACCAGCCGAAGGCGCCCACGCGCGGCGTCATCCGCGGCCTGAAGCTGTTGCTGTGGTCGGCGGTGACGGCCGTCGTCGCCGTCACGCTGGGTCTGGTGCTGTACTTCACGCCGATCATGGCGGTCCGGCACACGGTGGTCACCGGCCTGGCGACCCTCACCGAGGACGAGGTGACGGCGGCGGCCGCGGTCAAACCGGAGACGCCGCTGCTGCAGGTCAACACCGACGCGGTGGCCGAACGGGTCGCCACGATCCGGCGGGTGGCCAGTGCCCGGGTGCAGCGCGAGTACCCGTCGACGCTGCGGATCACGGTGGCCGAGCGGGTCCCGGTGGCGGCCAAGGAGTATCCGGACGGTCCGCACCTGTTCGACCGCGACGGCGTGGATTTCGCGACCGAGCCGCCGCCACAGGGACTGCCGTACCTCGACGCCGACAATCCCGGCCCGAAGGATCCGGCGACCCTGGCGGCCCTCGAGGTTCTGCTGTCGCTGCGTCCTGAGGTCTTCAGCCAGGTCGCGCGGGTGGGGGCGCCGTCGGTCGCCGCTGTCACGCTGACGCTCAACGACGGTCGTGAGGTCATCTGGGGGACCACCGACCGCACGGAGGAGAAGGCGCTCAAGCTGGGCGCGCTGCTCACGCAGCCGGGGCACACCTATGACGTGTCCAGTCCCGACCTGCCCACTGTGAAGTAG
- the pgeF gene encoding peptidoglycan editing factor PgeF — protein sequence MTFRIRRVTTTRAGGVSKAPFDTFNLGDHVGDDPKAVAANRTRLAEAIGHGPLVWMNQVHGDHVEVVEGPGTGAGGAYDNTDALVTATPRLPLAVITADCVPVLLGDARAGVVGAVHAGRVGAQKGVVLRTVEAMQKLGAQVQDISVLLGPAVSGRNYEVPYEMADDVEAVLPGSITTTARGTVGLDLRAGIAKQLAGLGIEAIDIDPRCTVDDPNLFSHRRGAPTGRLASVVWME from the coding sequence GTGACGTTCCGTATCCGCAGAGTGACTACGACGCGTGCGGGCGGGGTCTCGAAGGCCCCGTTCGACACGTTCAACCTGGGTGACCACGTCGGCGACGACCCAAAGGCCGTGGCGGCGAACCGGACTCGGCTGGCCGAGGCGATCGGGCACGGCCCGTTGGTATGGATGAACCAGGTGCACGGTGACCATGTCGAAGTTGTCGAGGGCCCTGGAACTGGAGCCGGGGGAGCCTACGACAACACCGACGCCCTGGTCACCGCGACGCCGCGGCTTCCGCTCGCGGTGATCACGGCCGACTGCGTGCCGGTGTTGTTGGGCGATGCCCGCGCCGGTGTGGTGGGCGCCGTGCATGCCGGACGGGTCGGTGCGCAGAAGGGCGTGGTGCTGCGCACGGTCGAGGCGATGCAGAAACTCGGCGCGCAGGTGCAGGACATCTCGGTGCTGCTCGGCCCGGCGGTCAGCGGGCGCAATTATGAGGTGCCCTACGAGATGGCCGACGACGTCGAGGCGGTGCTGCCGGGCAGCATCACCACGACCGCCCGCGGCACGGTGGGTCTTGACCTGCGGGCCGGCATCGCCAAGCAGTTGGCCGGCTTGGGCATCGAGGCCATCGACATCGACCCGCGCTGTACGGTCGACGATCCGAATCTGTTCAGCCACCGACGTGGCGCCCCGACCGGGCGGCTGGCGTCGGTGGTGTGGATGGAATGA
- a CDS encoding DUF5642 family protein, with protein MTVEKYLVGPVVVLTGAALIAGCGGSDGKSGSGGQAAAKYDISKVGGAKSSLPPGYDPMDLEADTVTQEKLDAPGVGALTTTPPSVVTPAECAPLLKPLAPAGVGAKTAGFIGSNQEGHTVIVVAAEAVGTAGELGHAGCDQFTVDSTDGVTATVERVPGPDIAGAKTMGVQAHITANGKAIEETTYTAVLGDKTVAVVQADVDPQVAKDLLAKAVAAIKS; from the coding sequence ATGACTGTCGAGAAGTACCTGGTCGGGCCTGTTGTCGTGCTGACGGGCGCGGCGCTGATCGCCGGTTGCGGCGGTTCGGACGGCAAGTCCGGGAGCGGCGGCCAGGCCGCGGCGAAGTACGACATCTCGAAGGTCGGCGGCGCCAAGAGCAGCCTGCCGCCGGGTTACGACCCGATGGATCTGGAGGCGGACACCGTCACCCAGGAGAAGCTGGACGCACCCGGTGTCGGCGCGCTCACCACCACGCCACCGTCGGTCGTCACTCCCGCCGAGTGCGCGCCGCTGCTCAAGCCGCTCGCGCCGGCCGGCGTCGGTGCCAAGACCGCGGGCTTCATCGGCAGCAACCAGGAGGGCCACACCGTCATCGTGGTGGCGGCGGAAGCGGTCGGCACCGCAGGCGAACTCGGCCATGCGGGCTGTGATCAGTTCACCGTCGACTCGACCGACGGCGTCACCGCGACGGTCGAGCGCGTCCCCGGCCCCGACATCGCGGGCGCGAAGACCATGGGCGTGCAGGCGCACATCACCGCCAATGGCAAGGCCATCGAGGAAACCACCTACACCGCCGTCCTGGGGGACAAGACCGTCGCCGTCGTCCAGGCCGACGTCGACCCGCAGGTCGCCAAGGACCTGCTCGCCAAGGCGGTTGCGGCGATCAAGAGCTGA
- a CDS encoding YggT family protein, with amino-acid sequence MTLFFDILGFALFVFWLLLIARVVVEFIRGFSRDWQPRGLTVVILEAIMTVTDPPVKLLRRLIPPLTIGPVRVDLSIVVLLMVVFIGMRLSFDQVGA; translated from the coding sequence TTGACCCTGTTCTTCGACATTCTGGGTTTTGCGCTGTTCGTCTTCTGGCTGCTGTTGATCGCCCGCGTGGTGGTGGAGTTCATCCGCGGATTCAGCCGGGACTGGCAGCCGAGGGGACTGACCGTGGTGATCCTCGAGGCGATCATGACGGTGACCGATCCTCCGGTGAAGCTGTTGCGGCGCTTGATTCCTCCGCTGACCATCGGGCCGGTCCGGGTCGACCTGTCCATCGTGGTGCTGCTCATGGTGGTGTTCATCGGCATGCGGCTGTCGTTCGATCAGGTCGGGGCCTGA
- the ftsZ gene encoding cell division protein FtsZ: MTPPHNYLAVIKVIGVGGGGVNAVNRMIEQGLRGVEFIAINTDAQALLLSEADVKLDVGRDSTRGLGAGADPEVGRKAAEDAKDEIEELLRGADMVFVTAGEGGGTGTGGAPVVAGIARKLGALTVGVVTRPFSFEGKRRSNQAELGIQALRESCDTLIVIPNDRLLQMGDAAVSLMDAFRSADEVLLNGVQGITDLITTPGLINVDFADVKGVMSSAGTALMGIGSARGDGRALKAAEIAINSPLLEASMDGAQGVLMSVAGGSDLGLFEINEAASLVQDAAHPEANIIFGTVIDDSLGDEVRVTVIAAGFDTAGQSRKPVTSAVPGATAAPAAGGAHRAQTFGAASAGKLGAFNADPGSVPAATNGVTVSVGGRGDDDDDVDVPPFMKH, translated from the coding sequence ATGACACCCCCGCATAACTACCTAGCCGTCATCAAGGTGATCGGTGTCGGCGGCGGCGGCGTCAACGCCGTCAACCGCATGATCGAACAGGGCCTTCGCGGCGTCGAGTTCATCGCGATCAACACCGACGCGCAGGCGCTGCTGCTCAGTGAGGCAGACGTCAAGCTCGACGTCGGCCGCGACTCGACCCGCGGCCTGGGTGCCGGCGCCGACCCCGAGGTGGGGCGCAAGGCTGCCGAGGACGCCAAGGACGAGATCGAAGAGCTGCTGCGCGGCGCCGACATGGTGTTCGTCACCGCCGGTGAGGGTGGTGGCACCGGTACCGGTGGCGCGCCCGTCGTCGCCGGCATCGCCCGCAAGCTCGGCGCGCTGACCGTCGGCGTGGTCACCCGCCCGTTCTCGTTCGAGGGCAAGCGCCGCTCGAACCAGGCCGAGTTGGGCATCCAGGCGCTGCGCGAGAGCTGCGACACCCTGATCGTCATCCCCAACGACCGCCTGCTGCAGATGGGCGACGCCGCCGTCTCGCTGATGGACGCGTTCCGCAGCGCCGACGAGGTGCTGCTCAACGGTGTGCAGGGCATCACCGACCTGATCACCACGCCCGGCCTGATCAACGTCGACTTCGCCGACGTCAAGGGCGTCATGAGCAGCGCCGGCACGGCGTTGATGGGTATCGGCTCGGCCCGCGGCGACGGTCGTGCGCTCAAGGCCGCCGAGATCGCCATCAACTCGCCGCTGCTGGAGGCCTCGATGGACGGCGCGCAGGGCGTGCTGATGTCGGTGGCCGGCGGTAGCGACCTGGGTCTGTTCGAGATCAACGAGGCCGCGTCGCTGGTGCAGGATGCCGCACACCCCGAGGCCAACATCATCTTCGGAACCGTCATCGACGATTCGCTGGGCGACGAGGTCCGGGTCACGGTCATCGCGGCCGGGTTCGACACCGCCGGTCAGAGCCGCAAGCCCGTCACCTCGGCGGTGCCGGGTGCGACGGCGGCGCCGGCTGCCGGTGGCGCACACCGGGCGCAGACCTTCGGGGCGGCGAGCGCGGGCAAGCTCGGTGCCTTCAACGCCGACCCGGGCAGCGTCCCGGCGGCGACCAATGGTGTGACGGTGAGTGTCGGCGGCCGTGGCGACGACGATGACGACGTCGACGTGCCGCCGTTCATGAAGCACTGA